The genomic window ACCTGGGGCGTGATTACCAGGCCGTGATCCGCATCAACAGCCAGTCCGGCAAGGGCGGCGTGGCCTACGTGCTGGAGCGCGAATACGGCATCCAGATGCCGCGCTGGCTGCAGATTGAATTTAGCGCCAGGGTACAGCAGGCCACCGAAGCCTCGGCCACCGAGCTGAACGGCGAGCAGATCTGGCACATATTCAATGAAACCTACCTGCGCCCGGCCGACAGCGGCGCCCGTATTCTGGGCTATCAGCTGAGCCGTGATAATGGCCAGGACAGCCTGAGTGCCACTATTCACTGGCAGGGCGAAACCCGCTCGGTGACGGGCACTGGCACAGGCGTGGTTGGCGCCTTTGTTGATGCACTGAACCGGGAGATGAGAGAAACAGTGCTGTTGGTGGAATACAGCGAACATGCCCTGGGCGCTACCCACGGTGAAGGCGCCGAGGCGATCAGTTTCGTGCAGATGGGCATTAACGGCAGTCGTTACAGCGGTGTGGCGGTGAGTGAGGACATAGTGACCGCATCCCTGAATGCGATCCTCGATGCCCTGGCCCGGGGCGGCAGTGAGGCGCGAGTGGCCGCGGCCTGATCCTGACACCTGAAAATCTGACCTGAAACAAAAAAATCCCGTGCAGCGCTGCACGGGATTTTTTGTTCAGGGCGTGTCGGCGGCTGTCAGAAAAAGCTTTTGCGTCTGGCGCGGGAGATCAGTATCAAGCCAGTCAGCAGGACCATAAAGGCGCTGAAGACGACCAGCACTTCGGCCATGGTGAAGCCAAGGGGCATTTCCGGCGTATAGCCGCAGGGCTCCCAGATTTCAAAGACTTCCGGCAGCCACGTCTCGGGTGTGAGCCAGGCCGGCAGGCCTGATTCCATGCTGCAGCTGCCCTCGATCCAGCCTCGCTCGACGCCAAGGGTGGTCCAGCTGCGCTCCAGCATCCCCAGCATGGCAACAAACCCCAGCAGCTGCGCCAGCTTGCGGGTAAAAGTCCAGCCACAGCCCAGGAAACCCAGCAGGCAGGCCAGAATAAAGCCCGCCAGCCACAGCCTGATATGCACGCAAAGTACACAGGGACCGTAGCCCAGTTCGTACTGGTAATAGAGCGCGATACCTTCGACGGTCAGGCCGATCAGAATCATCGCCAGCCAGTACCAGGCGCTGCGCCCGAGAGTCGATAGCTGGTTGAGCATTGGGGCGTCCTTAAGCAAAGTGGTTGCGCTATCTGAACACAAAAGCAGCGTAAGATTCCAGAGGTCTTGCCTTTGTAGTGACGCCAATTTGCGTCATTATATTTTCTGGCCGGTTGGCCCCGCACTACTGTGCTCTGTAGCACGTTATTTTTTTCTAGGTTGTCAGGCCATGGGGGGCCTTGCCCGGTGTTTTGCGCAAAGCCAGCCAGGTGTTAACGCTGATGGCGCCGAGAATCGCGGTGCCGCCTAGCAGAGTATGTATGGTGGTGGTTTCGCCCAGCGCGAGCCAGACCCAGATAGGCCCCAGCACCGTTTCCAGCAGCATGAACAGGCTGACCTCGGTGGAGGGCAGATAACGGGGGGCCGTCATGACCAGGATGGTCGCCAGCGGTATCTGGATCAGCCCCATAAGCGCGAGCCAGCCGTAACTGGCAGGCTCCAGTGTGAGCGGGGTCGCCAGGGGCCAGCTGATGAAGGCTGCAATGGCACCGGCCAGGGCGATGATCGGCAGGCGCGGCAAGTCCTGAAAGCGGCGCAACAGGGTGAACATCATGCCCATGCTGGCGGCCAGCAGCAGGGCGGCAAGATCGCCCATGCTCTGGCTGTTGGCGCTGTCGGAGCCTGCAAACACCACCATCACGCCGATCACAGACACGCCTATGGCGATCAGGGTACGGCGCAGTACCCGTTCGTGCAGCAGCAGGCGGGAAAAAAGCGCCGCGAACAGGGGGGCGCTTGCCAGGATTACCACCGTATTGGCGGTACTGGTATGGCTGATGGAAAACACAAACAGCCAGGTATTCACGCCATAGAGACTGGCAATGGCGATGCCTGCAAGCCAGAACATGGGGCTTGCAGGCCAGCGCTGGCGCCAGCACAGGCACAACAGGGCGGTGGTCAGGCAGGTCAGAGCACCGCGCCAGAATGTCACGTTATAGGATGTGCTGTCGGCCAGGCGGATCAGCAAGGCATCAAAGCTCAGCACCAGTATGCCGCAGGCAGCAATCAGCATGCCCTTGGCGTGATCATCATAGTGCCCCAGCGGAACACTGGCAGTTTTGCTTGTTACTGACATGGTAAAAACTCTCATCGGCCCGGGGCTGCAGCGCAGCCCCGGGCGTTAACACGAATTATAAAAGCAGCCGTGCAGGTCTGAGCCTGTGGCCCCAGAAGAAGAGGGCCAGGCCCGTCATGATGACAGCGGTTCCACTCCAGACACTCAGGCCTACATTCTCATCATTAAGCAGGCTGCCTAGCAGTAGCGCGAACACCGGAGTGATCAGGGTGACCAGAGCCACGGTGCTCGGCGGCAGTTTGCTGAGAATATAGAAGTAGCTGACAAAACCGATCAGCGAGCCAAATACCGCCAGATAAAGAATGGCCCAGGGCGAGTGGCTGCTAAAGTCGAAAGTCGGTGCCGTACCATCCAGCAGCAGCCAAAGCAGGCCGTAGCAGGGCAGGCTCAGCATGAGCGCACCCACGGTATGTGGCAGTGGATGAATCGCCAGGGCCTCGCGCTTGACCATCACAGCGCTGAGGCTGAACAGCAGCACCGCCAGCAGTAACAGTGCAATACCAGGCCAGGTCTCAAGGCTCAGGGTGGCATCATCCATAAATATCCAGCCCAGACCTGAAAGCGCGATAACACAGGCCAGCCAGCGGTGCGGCGCCATCGGGGCCTCGCGCAGCAGTACCTGGGCGAGCAGGGCCGAGAGCACCGGCGACAGGCCAAAGATCACCGAAATCAGGCCTGAGGGCACGAAACGCACCGCCAGGTAGGTGGAGCTCATGGCGCCGAAAATACCCAGGGTCGCGAAGGCGTAGGACCTGAGGGCCTGGCGGTGCCAGGGCATGTCCAGTCGCAGTGTTCGCACCAGCAGCCAGCCCAGTACTGCGGCTATACCCATACGCAGCCAGGCGGCCATAAGCGGGTTGACGGTTTCGCTGCTCCAGGCAATTCCCAGCGGGGTGGTGGCCCAGATAGCCAGTACGGCCAGATAGGCGCTTGGCACGGACATCGCTCTTACTCCTTTTCAGTGATGGCCGGAAAACATCCTGTTTCCGGTTGCTCTGGATCCTGCATCAATCTACAAGCCCTGCGCTCGCGGGGGGCCACCAGGGATGGTGGAAATCCTGAAAACGCAGGAGCAGTTTTTAGGGGACCGCCATGGAGGGCGGGAAATTCGTTATTGCAGGAGCAAATAACGATACGTACATCCCTGTACACAAAAGGCCGCAGGCGGTGAGCGCTGCGGCCTTGGGAAAACCGAACCCTGCAGGACCGGCTAACGTTCGACCGCACGGGGCCACATCCAGCGGGCCGGGATGGCCTGTCGGTTGCGGTGCGCGCTAATAAGAGTCGGGACGTTCATGCTGCTGATCCGGATTGCTGAGCCGACATCTTGCGTCATTTTTGATCATTTGGTCAACCCTGGGTCAGCGCTGCGCACCAAATCTGTGCATCACTCTTGTGGCGCCAGCATAGCGCCGAATGCAGTGCCCGGTGATGCCCTGCACGACTCCGGCGAAGGTGTTCGCGCCCGCAGGCTCCGCCTTGGCTATTGGAGGCTGTGGCAAAGGGGGCGCTTAGCGCCCATGCTTGAGTGCAGAATGGATCTGTTGTTGACGCTGGCTGTTTAGGGAGGTCTGGATGTTACGTGTTGTGCTTGGTTTGGCGCTCTTCGTTCTGGCCGGATGTCAGTGGCCGCAGGAGGACGGTATTAATGGCGTGCTGGCCTGGGATAGGGTGGAGTTGATCGCCGAGCTGAACGAACCCATCCTGCAGGTCGATGCCCGGGAAGGCCAGCGCCTGAGCGCGGGAGATCTGATTCTGCAACAGGATGACCGGCTGATGCGCGCGCGTCTGGCCGAGGCAGCGGCTGTGCTGAAAGAGGCCAGTGCACGGCTGGCAGAGCTGCGGCGAGGACCCAGAGTTGAACGTATAGAGGCGGCCCGGGCACGCCTGGCGGGGGCAGAAGCCGAGGCGGACAACGCGGCGGCGGAGCTGAAGCGTCTGGAAACACTGCAACGCCAGCGCCTGACCAGTGTCGAGGCGCTTGAGCTGGCTCGAACCCAGGCCAGCAGCAGCCGGGCGCGCTCCCGGATGAATCGGGCAGAGCTGGATGAGCTGCTGCACGGCAGCACGGCAGCAGAACTGCTGCAGGGCGAAGCCCGGGTACAGCAGGCCGAGGCGCGCCTGGCGCAGGTCGATATCCAGCTGCAGCGACTGCAGCTGCGTGCGCCCCGAGACGGCCTGCTGGACGAGCTGCCCTTTGAGCAGGGTGAGCGTCCGCCGGCGGGCAAGGTAGTGGCGGTGCTGCTGGCAGGAGAGGGGCCCCATGCCAGAGTCTATGTGCCCGAACCGATGCGGGCGCGGCTGCAGCAGGGCAGTCGCGCCCAGGTGCGGGTGGATGGTCTCGATGGCGTCTTCGATGGCGAGATTCGCTATATAAGTGCGGATGCCAGCTTTACGCCTTTTGATGCCCTCAC from Marinobacterium aestuarii includes these protein-coding regions:
- a CDS encoding disulfide bond formation protein B, with the translated sequence MLNQLSTLGRSAWYWLAMILIGLTVEGIALYYQYELGYGPCVLCVHIRLWLAGFILACLLGFLGCGWTFTRKLAQLLGFVAMLGMLERSWTTLGVERGWIEGSCSMESGLPAWLTPETWLPEVFEIWEPCGYTPEMPLGFTMAEVLVVFSAFMVLLTGLILISRARRKSFF
- a CDS encoding DMT family transporter; this encodes MSVTSKTASVPLGHYDDHAKGMLIAACGILVLSFDALLIRLADSTSYNVTFWRGALTCLTTALLCLCWRQRWPASPMFWLAGIAIASLYGVNTWLFVFSISHTSTANTVVILASAPLFAALFSRLLLHERVLRRTLIAIGVSVIGVMVVFAGSDSANSQSMGDLAALLLAASMGMMFTLLRRFQDLPRLPIIALAGAIAAFISWPLATPLTLEPASYGWLALMGLIQIPLATILVMTAPRYLPSTEVSLFMLLETVLGPIWVWLALGETTTIHTLLGGTAILGAISVNTWLALRKTPGKAPHGLTT
- a CDS encoding DMT family transporter, giving the protein MSVPSAYLAVLAIWATTPLGIAWSSETVNPLMAAWLRMGIAAVLGWLLVRTLRLDMPWHRQALRSYAFATLGIFGAMSSTYLAVRFVPSGLISVIFGLSPVLSALLAQVLLREAPMAPHRWLACVIALSGLGWIFMDDATLSLETWPGIALLLLAVLLFSLSAVMVKREALAIHPLPHTVGALMLSLPCYGLLWLLLDGTAPTFDFSSHSPWAILYLAVFGSLIGFVSYFYILSKLPPSTVALVTLITPVFALLLGSLLNDENVGLSVWSGTAVIMTGLALFFWGHRLRPARLLL
- a CDS encoding HlyD family secretion protein; translated protein: MLRVVLGLALFVLAGCQWPQEDGINGVLAWDRVELIAELNEPILQVDAREGQRLSAGDLILQQDDRLMRARLAEAAAVLKEASARLAELRRGPRVERIEAARARLAGAEAEADNAAAELKRLETLQRQRLTSVEALELARTQASSSRARSRMNRAELDELLHGSTAAELLQGEARVQQAEARLAQVDIQLQRLQLRAPRDGLLDELPFEQGERPPAGKVVAVLLAGEGPHARVYVPEPMRARLQQGSRAQVRVDGLDGVFDGEIRYISADASFTPFDALTERDRSRLSYLAEVQLSGAGVETLPGGLPVQVVFDGLSL